The Xanthomonas sp. DAR 34887 genome has a segment encoding these proteins:
- the atpD gene encoding F0F1 ATP synthase subunit beta → MSQGKIVQIIGAVVDVEFARADVPKVYDALKVEGTAITLEVQQQLGDGIVRTIALGSTDGLKRNLVASNTGRAISVPVGPGTLGRIMDVLGRPIDEAGDVQATDHWEIHRAAPSYEDQSSATELLETGIKVIDLMCPFAKGGKVGLFGGAGVGKTVNMMELINNIAKAHSGLSVFAGVGERTREGNDFYHEMKDSNVLDKVAMVYGQMNEPPGNRLRVALTGLTMAEYFRDEKDENGKGKDVLLFVDNIYRYTLAGTEVSALLGRMPSAVGYQPTLAEEMGVLQERITSTKTGSITSIQAVYVPADDYTDPSPATTFAHLDSTVALSRSIASLGIYPAVDPLDSTSRMMDPNVIGHEHYDTARRVQMTLQKYKELKDIIAILGMDELSEEDKQSVSRARKIERFFSQPFHVAEVFTGSPGKYVSLKDTIRGFKGIVEGEYDHLPEQAFYMVGSIEEAVEKAKKMAEKA, encoded by the coding sequence ATGAGTCAGGGCAAGATCGTTCAGATCATCGGCGCGGTCGTCGACGTCGAATTCGCGCGTGCCGATGTGCCGAAGGTGTACGACGCACTGAAGGTCGAAGGCACCGCCATCACGCTGGAAGTGCAGCAGCAGCTGGGCGACGGCATCGTGCGCACCATCGCCCTCGGCTCCACCGACGGCCTCAAGCGCAACCTGGTGGCGTCCAACACCGGCCGCGCGATCTCGGTGCCGGTCGGCCCGGGCACGCTGGGCCGCATCATGGACGTGCTGGGCCGCCCGATCGACGAGGCCGGCGACGTGCAGGCCACCGACCATTGGGAAATCCACCGCGCCGCGCCGAGCTACGAAGACCAGTCCTCGGCCACCGAGCTGCTGGAAACCGGCATCAAGGTCATCGACCTGATGTGTCCGTTCGCCAAGGGCGGCAAGGTCGGCCTGTTCGGCGGCGCCGGCGTCGGCAAGACCGTCAACATGATGGAACTGATCAACAACATCGCCAAGGCGCACTCGGGTCTGTCCGTGTTCGCCGGCGTGGGCGAGCGTACCCGCGAGGGCAACGACTTCTACCACGAGATGAAGGACTCCAACGTCCTGGACAAGGTGGCGATGGTGTACGGCCAGATGAACGAGCCGCCGGGCAACCGTCTGCGCGTGGCGCTGACCGGCCTGACCATGGCCGAGTACTTCCGCGACGAGAAGGACGAGAACGGCAAGGGCAAGGACGTGCTGCTGTTCGTCGACAACATCTACCGCTACACCCTGGCCGGTACCGAAGTGTCGGCGCTGCTGGGCCGCATGCCGTCGGCGGTGGGCTACCAGCCGACCCTGGCCGAGGAAATGGGCGTGCTGCAGGAGCGCATCACCTCGACCAAGACCGGCTCGATCACCTCGATCCAGGCCGTGTACGTGCCCGCGGACGATTACACCGACCCGTCGCCGGCGACCACCTTCGCCCACCTCGACTCGACCGTCGCGCTGTCGCGCAGCATCGCCTCGCTGGGTATCTACCCGGCGGTGGATCCGCTGGATTCGACCTCGCGCATGATGGATCCGAACGTGATCGGCCACGAGCACTACGACACCGCGCGCCGCGTGCAGATGACCCTGCAGAAGTACAAGGAACTGAAGGACATCATCGCGATCCTGGGCATGGACGAACTGTCCGAAGAGGACAAGCAGTCGGTGTCGCGCGCGCGCAAGATCGAGCGCTTCTTCAGCCAGCCGTTCCACGTGGCCGAAGTGTTCACCGGCTCGCCGGGCAAGTACGTGTCGCTGAAGGACACCATCCGCGGCTTCAAGGGCATCGTCGAAGGCGAGTACGACCACCTGCCGGAGCAGGCGTTCTACATGGTCGGCAGCATCGAAGAGGCGGTCGAGAAGGCCAAGAAGATGGCCGAGAAGGCCTGA
- the atpG gene encoding F0F1 ATP synthase subunit gamma codes for MAGGREIKTKIKSVQNTRKVTRALEMVSASKIRKAQDRMKTSRPYAQAMKQVIGHLAQASTDYTHPFLVQRDAVKRVGYIVISSDRGLAGGLNNNLFRKMLGEVRQWQNQGAGIDVVTIGQKASVFFRRLKVDMVGSVSHLGDVPQLEQLIGVIKVMLDAFTEGKVDRVYLVYNRFVNTMTQKASFDQLLPLPAAESQVAHHDWDYLYEPDAATVLEHVMTRYIESLVYQAVLENVASEHAARMVAMKAASDNANKLISTLQLIYNKARQAAITQEISEIVGGAAAV; via the coding sequence ATGGCAGGCGGACGCGAAATCAAAACCAAGATCAAGAGCGTGCAGAACACCCGCAAGGTGACGCGCGCGCTCGAGATGGTCTCGGCCTCCAAGATCCGCAAGGCGCAGGATCGGATGAAGACCTCGCGCCCGTACGCGCAGGCGATGAAGCAGGTGATTGGGCATCTGGCGCAGGCCAGCACCGACTACACGCATCCGTTCCTGGTGCAGCGCGATGCGGTCAAGCGCGTCGGCTACATCGTGATCTCCTCCGATCGCGGCCTGGCCGGCGGCCTCAACAACAACCTGTTCCGCAAGATGCTGGGCGAAGTGCGCCAGTGGCAGAACCAGGGCGCCGGCATCGACGTGGTCACCATCGGCCAGAAGGCATCGGTGTTCTTCCGCCGGCTCAAGGTCGACATGGTCGGCAGCGTCAGCCACCTGGGCGACGTGCCGCAGCTGGAGCAGCTGATCGGCGTGATCAAGGTAATGCTGGATGCATTCACCGAGGGCAAGGTCGACCGCGTCTACCTGGTCTACAACCGTTTCGTGAACACGATGACGCAGAAGGCCAGCTTCGATCAGCTGCTGCCGCTGCCGGCGGCCGAGAGCCAGGTCGCGCACCACGACTGGGACTACCTGTACGAACCCGATGCCGCGACCGTGCTGGAGCACGTGATGACGCGCTACATCGAGTCGCTGGTGTACCAGGCGGTGCTGGAGAACGTGGCGTCCGAACATGCCGCGCGCATGGTCGCGATGAAGGCGGCCAGCGACAACGCCAACAAGCTGATCAGCACCTTGCAGTTGATCTACAACAAGGCGCGGCAGGCGGCGATTACCCAGGAAATTTCCGAGATCGTCGGCGGCGCAGCGGCCGTCTGA